The following are encoded in a window of Panicum virgatum strain AP13 chromosome 5N, P.virgatum_v5, whole genome shotgun sequence genomic DNA:
- the LOC120676221 gene encoding epoxide hydrolase 3-like, whose amino-acid sequence MVNLVEAQKPLLHFLVRRAGLRQHTVDVDGAGTVITFWVPKDKVPRDKPTVRDATTLDSKLPPPPAAKKKDRPAVVLVHGFAAEGIVTWQFQVGVLAKHYDVYVPDLLYFGGSTSPSSDRSPGFQAECLATALRKLGVGPCAVVGFSYGGMVSFKMAEAHPDLVRSLVVSGSVVAMTDSISEEALERIGVKSSAELLLPESVRGLKALLSIATYRKLWFPDRLHRDYLEVMFTNRKERAELLEGLVVSNKDATVPVLPQKILLLWGENDNIFNIELAKTMKEQLGEKTMLQSISKAGHLVHLERPCVYNRLLKEFLASVTAAETPKQ is encoded by the exons ATGGTGAACCTGGTGGAGGCGCAGAAGCCGCTGCTGCACTTCCTGGTCCGGAGGGCCGGGCTGCGGCAGCACACCGTcgacgtcgacggcgccggCACGGTCATCaccttctgggtgcccaaggacaagGTGCCCAGGGACAAGCCCACCGTGCGGGACGCCACCACGCTCGACAGCAAGctgccgcccccgccggcggccaagAAGAAGGACAGGCCCGCCGTCGTGCTCGTGCACGGCTTCGCCGCCGAGGGCATCGTGACCTGGCAGTTCCAG GTGGGCGTGCTGGCGAAGCACTACGACGTGTACGTGCCGGACCTGCTCTACTTCGGCGGGTcgacgtcgccgtcgtcggaCCGGTCGCCGGGGTTCCAGGCGGAGTGCCTGGCGACGGCGCTGCGGAAGCTGGGCGTGGGGCCGTGCGCGGTGGTCGGGTTCAGCTACGGCGGGATGGTGTCGTTCAAGATGGCGGAGGCGCACCCGGACCTGGTGCGGTCGCTCGTGGTGTCGGGCTCCGTCGTGGCCATGACCGACTCCATCAGCGAGGAGGCGCTGGAGCGGATCGGCGTCAAGTCGTCGGcggagctgctgctgccggagTCCGTCAGGGGGCTCAAGGCGCTGCTCTCCATCGCCACCTACCGGAAGCTCTGGTTCCCCGACCGCCTCCACAGGGACTACCTCGag GTGATGTTCACCAACCGCAAGGAGAGAGCGGAGCTGCTGGAAGGTTTGGTGGTCAGCAACAAAGACGCCACCGTGCCCGTCTTGCCGCAG AAAATACTTCTGCTGTGGGGGGAGAACGACAACATCTTCAACATCGAGCTCGCCAAGACAATGAAAGA GCAGCTGGGCGAGAAGACGATGCTACAGAGCATAAGCAAGGCAGGGCATCTCGTGCACCTGGAGAGGCCCTGCGTCTACAACCGGCTCCTCAAGGAGTTCCTGGCGTCGGTCACGGCCGCGGAAACCCCCAAGCAGTGA